From the Prosthecodimorpha staleyi genome, one window contains:
- a CDS encoding pyridoxal phosphate-dependent aminotransferase, giving the protein MGFLADSLSRIKPSATIAATNKARELKAAGRDVIGLGAGEPDFDTPDNIKEAAIKAIRDGLTKYTAVDGIPELKQAIVAKFKRENGLDYKPSQVSVGTGGKQVLYNALLATINPGDEVIIPAPYWVSYPDIVMLGGGEPVFVGTTIETGFKVTAEALERAITPKTKWFIFNSPSNPSGAAYTHAELKALTDVLVRHPHVWILTDDMYEHLVYDEFTFATPAQVEPALYERTLTMNGVSKAYCMTGWRIGYGAGPEKLIKAMATLQSQSTSNPSSISQYAAVEALNGPQDFIPRNNAVFKQRRDLIVSMLNQSRGLTCPTPEGAFYVYPSCAGTIGRTAPSGKVIGSDEDFVTELLEAEGVAVVQGSAFGLAPHFRISYATATDQLEEAGRRIQRFCGNLR; this is encoded by the coding sequence ATGGGCTTCCTCGCCGACTCGCTCAGCCGCATCAAGCCGTCCGCCACGATCGCCGCGACCAACAAGGCGCGCGAACTGAAAGCGGCCGGCCGCGACGTGATCGGCCTCGGCGCCGGCGAGCCGGACTTCGACACGCCCGACAACATCAAGGAAGCCGCCATCAAGGCGATCCGCGACGGGCTGACCAAGTATACCGCCGTCGACGGCATCCCGGAGCTGAAGCAGGCGATCGTCGCCAAGTTCAAGCGCGAGAACGGGCTCGACTACAAGCCGAGCCAGGTCTCCGTCGGCACCGGCGGCAAGCAGGTGCTCTACAACGCGCTGCTCGCGACCATCAATCCGGGCGACGAGGTGATCATCCCGGCGCCCTATTGGGTCAGCTATCCCGACATCGTGATGCTCGGCGGCGGCGAACCCGTCTTCGTCGGCACCACGATCGAGACCGGCTTCAAGGTCACGGCCGAGGCGCTGGAGCGCGCCATCACGCCGAAGACCAAGTGGTTCATCTTCAACTCGCCGTCGAACCCGTCGGGCGCGGCCTATACGCATGCCGAGCTCAAGGCCCTGACCGACGTGCTGGTGCGCCACCCGCATGTCTGGATCCTGACCGACGACATGTACGAGCATCTGGTCTACGACGAATTCACCTTCGCGACCCCGGCGCAGGTGGAGCCGGCGCTCTACGAGCGCACGCTGACCATGAACGGCGTCTCCAAGGCCTATTGCATGACCGGCTGGCGCATCGGCTACGGCGCCGGTCCGGAAAAGCTGATCAAGGCGATGGCGACGCTGCAGTCGCAGTCGACCTCGAACCCGTCCTCGATCTCGCAATATGCGGCCGTCGAGGCGCTGAACGGGCCGCAGGACTTCATCCCGCGCAACAACGCCGTCTTCAAGCAGCGCCGCGACCTGATCGTCTCGATGCTGAACCAGTCGCGCGGGCTGACCTGCCCGACGCCGGAAGGCGCCTTCTACGTCTATCCGTCCTGCGCCGGCACGATCGGCCGCACCGCGCCCTCCGGCAAGGTGATCGGCTCCGACGAGGATTTCGTGACCGAGCTCCTGGAGGCGGAAGGTGTCGCGGTGGTGCAGGGCTCAGCCTTCGGCCTGGCGCCGCATTTCCGCATCTCCTACGCGACCGCCACCGACCAGCTCGAGGAAGCCGGCCGCCGCATCCAGCGCTTCTGCGGCAACCTGCGCTGA
- a CDS encoding DUF992 domain-containing protein, with translation MTIRTALLAVALAAAPLAVAPAVADGPIRLGVLNCQVVGGTGFIVGSHRTLACTYVSAASNKRETYAGEITRLGIDIGAVNFTGIAWAVLAPAAVPHGALAGGYVGASAEATVGVGVGANALIGGFGNSIILNPISVQAQTGANIAAGIAGLTLTATR, from the coding sequence ATGACCATTCGTACCGCCCTCCTCGCCGTCGCCCTTGCGGCCGCCCCCCTCGCCGTCGCCCCGGCGGTCGCCGACGGCCCGATCCGGCTCGGCGTGCTGAACTGCCAGGTGGTCGGCGGCACCGGCTTCATCGTCGGCTCGCACCGCACGCTCGCCTGCACCTATGTCTCGGCGGCGAGCAACAAGCGCGAGACCTATGCGGGCGAGATCACCCGCCTCGGCATCGATATCGGCGCCGTCAACTTTACCGGCATCGCCTGGGCGGTGCTGGCTCCGGCCGCGGTGCCGCACGGCGCGCTGGCCGGCGGCTATGTCGGTGCCTCCGCGGAGGCGACCGTCGGCGTCGGCGTCGGCGCCAACGCGCTGATCGGCGGCTTCGGCAACTCGATCATCCTCAATCCGATCAGCGTCCAGGCGCAGACCGGTGCCAACATCGCGGCCGGCATCGCCGGGCTGACCCTGACCGCGACCCGCTGA
- a CDS encoding DUF2798 domain-containing protein has translation MTSFELPRRSRRLPARYNALALPLVLSIMMTFVVSGISTVKALGFVPGFLSAWMSAWGVSWLVAFPTLLVVMPLVRRIVAMAVEPPGR, from the coding sequence ATGACTTCGTTCGAGTTGCCCCGCCGTTCCCGGCGCCTTCCGGCCCGCTACAATGCCCTGGCCCTGCCGCTGGTCCTGTCCATCATGATGACCTTCGTCGTGTCGGGGATTTCGACCGTCAAGGCACTCGGCTTCGTGCCGGGTTTCCTGTCCGCCTGGATGTCGGCCTGGGGCGTCTCCTGGCTGGTCGCCTTCCCGACGCTCCTGGTGGTCATGCCGCTGGTCCGTCGCATCGTGGCCATGGCGGTCGAGCCGCCCGGCCGGTAA
- a CDS encoding NAD(P)H-dependent oxidoreductase → MNLMSLLAARRDAGRPVRAGLIGAGKFGSMFLAQVPTTPGLEIAAIADLAPDRARQACRTVGWDDQRIGATAFLDDGAALAARDDVEVVIEATGHPAAGIRHALAAIRAGKHVVMVNVEADVLAGAELAAAARSAGVVYSMAYGDQPALTSEMVDWARAAGFRVACAGKGTKYLPAYHQVTPDDVWTHYGLTPAEAAAAGMNPQMFNSFMDGTKSAIEMAAIANACELTPPSDGLLFPPCGVDDLPHILRPKVAGGVLETTGMVEVVSSLERDGRPVFRDLRWGVYVILEALSDYAAACFRQYGLKTDASGRYAAMYKPYHLIGLELGISVLNAALRGEATGSTRTFAGDAVAVAKRDLKAGETLDGEGGWTVWGKCIPAARSLAEGALPIGLAHRVPLVRDVPAGAIVTWADVTVDAGSEAVRVRRAMEARFG, encoded by the coding sequence ATGAACCTGATGTCTCTTCTCGCCGCCCGCCGCGATGCCGGCCGGCCGGTCCGCGCCGGCCTGATCGGCGCCGGCAAGTTCGGCTCGATGTTCCTGGCCCAGGTGCCGACCACGCCCGGCCTGGAGATCGCCGCCATTGCCGATCTCGCCCCCGACCGCGCCCGCCAGGCCTGCCGGACCGTCGGCTGGGACGACCAGCGCATCGGCGCCACCGCCTTCCTGGATGACGGCGCGGCACTGGCGGCGCGCGACGACGTGGAGGTGGTGATCGAGGCGACCGGGCATCCGGCGGCCGGCATCCGTCATGCGCTGGCGGCGATCCGCGCCGGCAAGCATGTCGTGATGGTCAATGTCGAGGCCGACGTCCTGGCCGGGGCCGAACTCGCCGCCGCGGCGCGCTCCGCCGGCGTGGTCTATTCGATGGCCTATGGCGACCAGCCGGCGCTGACCTCCGAGATGGTCGACTGGGCGCGCGCGGCCGGCTTCCGCGTCGCCTGCGCGGGTAAGGGCACCAAATATCTGCCGGCCTACCACCAGGTGACGCCGGACGACGTCTGGACCCATTACGGACTGACGCCGGCCGAGGCGGCGGCGGCGGGCATGAACCCGCAAATGTTCAATTCCTTCATGGACGGCACCAAGTCGGCCATCGAGATGGCCGCGATCGCCAATGCCTGCGAGCTGACGCCGCCCTCCGACGGCCTGCTGTTCCCGCCCTGCGGCGTCGACGACCTGCCGCATATCCTGCGCCCGAAGGTAGCCGGTGGTGTCCTGGAGACGACCGGCATGGTCGAGGTGGTCTCGTCGCTGGAGCGCGACGGTCGCCCGGTGTTCCGCGATCTGCGCTGGGGCGTCTACGTCATACTGGAGGCGCTGTCGGACTATGCCGCCGCCTGCTTCCGGCAATATGGCCTGAAGACCGATGCCAGCGGCCGCTACGCCGCGATGTACAAGCCCTATCACCTGATCGGACTGGAACTCGGCATCTCCGTGCTCAACGCGGCCCTGCGCGGCGAGGCGACCGGCTCGACGCGGACCTTCGCCGGCGACGCGGTGGCGGTCGCCAAGCGCGACCTGAAGGCCGGCGAGACGCTCGACGGCGAAGGCGGCTGGACCGTCTGGGGCAAATGCATTCCCGCCGCCCGATCGCTCGCGGAAGGCGCCCTTCCGATCGGTCTCGCTCACCGCGTACCGCTGGTCCGCGACGTGCCGGCAGGCGCCATCGTCACCTGGGCCGACGTGACGGTCGACGCCGGCAGCGAGGCCGTGCGCGTCCGCCGCGCCATGGAAGCGCGCTTCGGCTGA